The following is a genomic window from Citrifermentans bemidjiense Bem.
GTAGTGGACGAGCAGACGCTGGCCTGGGGCTTCAGCGAGGGGCGCACGATCGCCAACTTGAGGGAGAACCCGCACGCGAGCTACCTTTACCTCGCACCGTCCAGGGGATACAACGGCTGGAGATTGACCTTGACCATGGCCGAGGAAGCCGGCGAGGGGGAAATGCTGGAGAACATCAGGGAAAGGACGGCGCAGGTGGCGAGCCCTCAGGCGAGCGCTGCGGTGACCCGGGTGGCCTACTTCAAGGTGGAAGAGGTGCGCCCCCTGATGTGACTAGCGCTTGGGCGGGGTCTCCAGGATGAAGGTCACCGGACCGTCGTTCACCAGGGAGACCTCCATATCAGCCTGAAAGATCCCGCTTTGCACCGGCACCCCCCGCTCCCATACCTGT
Proteins encoded in this region:
- a CDS encoding pyridoxamine 5'-phosphate oxidase family protein, coding for MRLAELFPEGGRGIIATADAAGVVNQAVFAIPHVVDEQTLAWGFSEGRTIANLRENPHASYLYLAPSRGYNGWRLTLTMAEEAGEGEMLENIRERTAQVASPQASAAVTRVAYFKVEEVRPLM